The following proteins are co-located in the Pontibacillus halophilus JSM 076056 = DSM 19796 genome:
- a CDS encoding G5 and 3D domain-containing protein: protein MKKVVLSLVSAIVFFALLGTLTYQATKAEVTLRANDKVQSVRTHADNVGQLLESQDIHVESYDTLSHNKEEKLKNGMQITYESAKEVTVTTNGEEKQYFTTADTVQQFLEENDISLAEHDIMDRAETDSIQEGLIIEVDRAIQVTLNDGGEQEDLWTTKDNVDEFLQEQSVELGELDKVNLESSDALKTGQTVTITRVEKVTDVVEEAVNYATVKRNDNSLSKGKEQVVESGQEGKMEKHYEVILENGEEVSRKLVKEETVSESRDRIVAVGTKVSTPATTSVSTTSNKSETISRNNNGAKKEIYMTATAYTANCSGCSGITSTGINLKANPNQKVVAVDPSVIPLGTKVWVEGYGYAVAGDTGSAIKGNKIDLFIPNQGQARSFGRKQVRVRILK from the coding sequence ATGAAAAAAGTTGTGTTATCGCTGGTAAGTGCCATCGTGTTTTTTGCCTTACTTGGAACATTAACCTATCAAGCTACGAAAGCCGAAGTCACGTTACGCGCAAATGATAAAGTACAAAGCGTGCGTACACATGCCGACAACGTAGGACAATTACTAGAATCTCAAGACATTCATGTTGAATCATACGATACATTATCCCACAACAAAGAAGAAAAATTGAAAAACGGCATGCAGATTACATACGAATCTGCTAAAGAAGTGACCGTCACGACAAATGGTGAAGAGAAGCAATACTTCACTACGGCAGATACGGTACAACAATTCCTGGAGGAGAATGACATATCCTTAGCTGAACATGACATCATGGACAGAGCGGAGACGGATTCCATCCAAGAAGGGTTGATCATCGAGGTTGATCGAGCCATCCAAGTAACGCTTAATGACGGCGGAGAACAAGAAGATTTATGGACAACGAAAGACAACGTTGATGAATTCTTACAAGAACAAAGCGTTGAGCTTGGTGAATTAGATAAAGTGAATTTGGAATCATCGGATGCATTGAAGACTGGACAGACCGTTACGATCACTCGCGTCGAGAAAGTAACAGACGTAGTTGAAGAAGCGGTGAACTACGCTACTGTCAAGCGTAACGACAATTCCTTGTCCAAAGGGAAAGAGCAAGTCGTTGAGTCAGGCCAAGAAGGAAAGATGGAGAAGCATTATGAAGTTATATTAGAAAATGGTGAGGAAGTAAGCCGTAAGCTCGTTAAAGAAGAAACGGTTTCTGAAAGCCGCGATCGAATTGTAGCAGTGGGAACAAAAGTAAGCACACCAGCTACAACGTCCGTATCGACTACTTCTAATAAGAGTGAAACCATCTCTCGTAATAATAATGGAGCAAAGAAAGAAATCTACATGACCGCTACTGCTTATACAGCGAATTGTAGTGGTTGCAGTGGAATTACTTCAACAGGAATTAACCTAAAAGCAAATCCGAATCAAAAGGTAGTGGCGGTTGACCCTAGTGTCATCCCACTTGGTACAAAGGTTTGGGTTGAGGGTTATGGGTATGCTGTTGCTGGAGATACTGGTTCTGCCATTAAAGGGAACAAAATTGATTTGTTCATCCCGAATCAAGGCCAAGCAAGAAGTTTTGGTCGTAAACAAGTTCGTGTTCGTATATTGAAGTAA
- the rnmV gene encoding ribonuclease M5, with protein sequence MKIKEVIVVEGRDDTVNVHRAVDADTIETNGSAVNHTVLEQIKHAQEKRGVIIFTDPDYPGERIRHIITQAVPGCKHAFLPRKEALAKGKGSLGVEHASPEAVREALQSVYEMTETYETDITREDLVIFGLNGGAKAKDRRQKLGSKLKIGYTNGKQLYKRLSMFEITRGEFIKAMDEILQEEIVE encoded by the coding sequence GTGAAAATAAAAGAAGTTATTGTGGTCGAAGGTCGAGACGACACAGTCAACGTTCATCGCGCGGTTGATGCAGACACAATTGAAACGAACGGGTCAGCTGTGAATCACACAGTGCTCGAGCAAATTAAACACGCTCAAGAAAAACGTGGAGTCATTATCTTCACAGACCCTGATTATCCTGGGGAGCGTATACGGCATATCATTACACAAGCTGTTCCTGGTTGTAAGCACGCTTTTCTGCCGAGGAAAGAGGCATTAGCGAAAGGGAAAGGTTCCCTTGGAGTCGAGCATGCGAGCCCGGAAGCGGTACGTGAAGCCCTTCAAAGTGTCTATGAAATGACAGAAACGTATGAAACAGATATAACGCGAGAAGACCTTGTTATCTTCGGGTTAAATGGCGGTGCCAAAGCGAAAGACCGTAGACAAAAGCTTGGAAGTAAGCTGAAGATTGGATACACCAATGGAAAGCAGCTCTACAAGCGCTTATCTATGTTTGAAATTACAAGAGGAGAGTTCATCAAGGCGATGGATGAGATCTTGCAGGAGGAAATTGTAGAATGA
- the rsmA gene encoding 16S rRNA (adenine(1518)-N(6)/adenine(1519)-N(6))-dimethyltransferase RsmA — protein sequence MTDYKAISTPKRTKEILQKYGFSFKKSLGQNFLIDVNILENIVKHAGVTEEAGAIEIGPGIGALTEQLARHGDRVLAFEIDQRLLPILDDTLSPYDNVSIIHKDILEADVHSLIKEHFAEGQSIKVVANLPYYITTPILMKLLMEKLPVEDITVMIQKEVADRMAAGPNTKSYGSLSIAVQYYTEAKVVMNVPKTSFMPQPNVDSSVLRLTLRNEPPVQVEDEDFFFDLIRSCFAQRRKTIMNNLSRHFKGQIEKEDLRQALENAGIEPKRRGESLSIQEYAELDQAIRAYL from the coding sequence ATGACGGATTATAAAGCAATATCAACACCAAAGAGAACAAAAGAAATCTTACAGAAATATGGCTTCTCATTTAAGAAAAGTCTAGGGCAGAATTTCTTGATTGATGTAAATATACTAGAGAATATTGTAAAACATGCTGGTGTAACAGAAGAAGCAGGGGCAATTGAAATTGGCCCTGGTATTGGTGCGTTAACCGAACAACTTGCTCGTCACGGCGACCGTGTGCTTGCCTTCGAGATTGATCAGCGCTTGTTGCCTATCTTGGATGATACGTTGAGTCCATATGACAATGTATCCATCATACACAAAGACATTTTAGAAGCGGATGTTCATTCGCTAATCAAAGAACATTTCGCTGAAGGTCAATCCATTAAAGTGGTTGCGAACCTTCCCTACTACATCACTACACCTATCCTAATGAAACTTCTAATGGAGAAACTTCCTGTTGAGGATATAACAGTGATGATTCAGAAAGAAGTGGCAGATCGTATGGCAGCGGGTCCGAATACGAAGAGCTACGGTTCCTTGTCAATTGCTGTTCAATATTACACAGAAGCTAAAGTAGTTATGAATGTACCGAAGACATCCTTTATGCCTCAGCCAAATGTGGATTCTTCCGTTCTTCGTCTTACACTTAGGAACGAACCGCCTGTTCAGGTAGAAGACGAAGACTTCTTCTTCGATTTAATCCGTTCCTGCTTCGCCCAGCGTAGGAAGACCATTATGAATAATTTATCTCGTCACTTTAAGGGTCAGATTGAGAAAGAGGATCTGCGCCAGGCGCTCGAGAACGCCGGAATCGAGCCTAAGCGTCGTGGGGAGTCGTTATCTATTCAAGAATATGCAGAGTTAGATCAAGCTATAAGAGCTTATTTATAA
- the yabG gene encoding sporulation peptidase YabG produces MLQQGDLVTRISYGHDLLFRVYAIDGHLVRLYGEDLRLEADAPVEDLTKVNTDELRKIKEAVKEQEDYSFRLFRQDYQLMRRRREYDATSGYKQKTQYFQLPSRVLHLDGDRLYLRKCIELYQQLGLQVHGVHVNEKEMAHQIGDLIDKINPDVVVITGHDAFSKNKGQKSDLNAYRHSKYFVETVREARRKVPHLDQMIIFAGACQSHFESLIRAGANFASSPSRINIHALDPVYIIAKISYTPFMDKVNVHDVLRNTLTGERGLGGVETRGLMRTGMPYESDDQPDLPFDMKTINEI; encoded by the coding sequence GTGCTACAACAGGGTGACTTAGTAACACGTATTTCATATGGGCATGACCTACTCTTTCGCGTCTACGCGATAGATGGTCATCTTGTGCGATTATACGGCGAGGATCTGCGCCTTGAAGCTGATGCACCAGTAGAGGATTTAACAAAGGTAAATACAGATGAGCTTCGCAAGATAAAAGAGGCGGTCAAAGAGCAGGAAGATTATTCGTTTCGGCTATTTCGCCAAGATTATCAATTGATGAGAAGGCGACGAGAGTATGATGCCACTTCAGGCTATAAGCAGAAGACGCAGTACTTCCAGCTTCCATCTCGCGTGCTCCACTTAGACGGAGATCGTTTGTATCTTCGAAAATGCATCGAGCTCTATCAACAGCTCGGCCTTCAGGTTCATGGAGTTCATGTGAATGAGAAGGAAATGGCCCATCAAATTGGCGATTTAATCGATAAGATTAACCCGGATGTAGTTGTCATTACGGGTCATGATGCATTCTCAAAGAACAAAGGGCAAAAAAGCGACCTTAACGCCTACCGCCATTCTAAATATTTCGTAGAAACCGTGAGGGAAGCGAGGCGCAAGGTACCGCACTTAGACCAAATGATTATCTTTGCTGGTGCTTGCCAATCTCACTTTGAATCGTTAATTCGGGCTGGTGCAAACTTCGCCAGTTCTCCTTCACGGATTAACATCCATGCGCTTGATCCTGTCTATATCATTGCTAAGATTAGTTATACGCCTTTCATGGATAAGGTTAACGTACATGACGTTCTTCGTAACACATTGACTGGTGAGCGTGGTCTAGGCGGAGTAGAAACGCGAGGGTTAATGAGAACAGGTATGCCGTACGAATCTGATGATCAACCAGATTTACCATTTGATATGAAAACCATCAACGAAATTTGA
- the veg gene encoding biofilm formation stimulator Veg: MAKTLAEIKHSLDEQIGKRLTLKANGGRRKTIERSGVLAETYPAVFIVELDQEQNSFERVSYSYADVLTETVELSFNEELNRVVLEQ, from the coding sequence GTGGCGAAGACATTAGCAGAAATCAAACATTCTCTTGATGAACAAATTGGAAAACGTTTGACGTTAAAGGCCAATGGTGGAAGAAGGAAAACCATTGAACGCAGTGGAGTACTTGCAGAAACTTATCCAGCTGTGTTTATTGTGGAATTGGACCAGGAACAAAACTCTTTTGAGCGAGTTTCCTACAGCTACGCCGATGTACTAACGGAAACAGTAGAACTTAGCTTTAATGAAGAATTGAATCGTGTTGTGTTGGAGCAGTAA
- a CDS encoding small, acid-soluble spore protein, alpha/beta type, protein MGRRRGMMSDRFKEELAKDLGFYDVVKEEGYGGISARDAGNMTKRAVQLAQTRLSEGRSE, encoded by the coding sequence TTGGGTAGACGAAGAGGCATGATGTCAGATCGTTTTAAAGAGGAACTTGCAAAGGACTTAGGGTTTTACGACGTTGTGAAAGAAGAGGGGTACGGTGGGATTTCAGCTCGTGACGCTGGTAACATGACGAAGCGAGCCGTACAACTTGCACAAACAAGGCTATCAGAGGGCAGATCCGAATAA
- the ispE gene encoding 4-(cytidine 5'-diphospho)-2-C-methyl-D-erythritol kinase: MRLLEKAPAKINLALDVLYKRPDGYHEVEMVMTTVDLSDRIELSPLKENEIRIVSENRFVPNDERNLAYKAAKLLKDTYRINEGVEIYMEKYIPVAAGLAGGSSDAAATLRGLNRLWDLELSLDTLAELGSHIGSDVSFCVHGGTALATGRGENIQQLTPPPACWVVLAKPTVGVSTQTIYQQLDLNEAEHPNIPKMIEALDAEDYEGICANLGNVLEGVTTKLHPEVNQLKNHMKEFGADAVLMSGSGPTVFGLVQQESRAHRIYNGLRGFCEDVYVVRLLGDGTLLD, encoded by the coding sequence ATGCGATTGTTAGAAAAGGCTCCAGCGAAAATTAACTTAGCATTAGACGTACTGTATAAACGACCGGACGGTTATCATGAGGTTGAAATGGTGATGACAACAGTAGATCTATCAGACCGTATTGAACTGAGCCCACTCAAAGAAAATGAAATTCGGATTGTGTCGGAGAACAGATTCGTGCCAAATGATGAACGAAATTTAGCTTATAAGGCAGCGAAGTTGCTTAAAGATACATATAGAATAAACGAAGGCGTAGAGATTTATATGGAGAAGTATATTCCGGTAGCTGCAGGCTTGGCGGGCGGGAGTAGTGATGCGGCTGCGACGCTTAGAGGATTGAATCGTCTCTGGGATTTAGAGTTATCGCTTGATACGTTAGCGGAACTTGGAAGCCATATTGGTTCTGATGTCTCGTTTTGTGTTCATGGAGGGACTGCACTAGCGACAGGAAGAGGCGAGAACATCCAGCAGCTCACTCCTCCTCCTGCTTGTTGGGTTGTCCTAGCGAAACCAACTGTTGGGGTATCCACCCAAACGATCTATCAACAGCTGGATTTAAATGAAGCGGAGCACCCGAATATCCCTAAGATGATCGAGGCGCTCGATGCGGAAGATTACGAAGGGATTTGTGCCAATCTAGGTAACGTATTAGAAGGGGTGACGACGAAGCTTCACCCCGAAGTGAATCAGTTAAAGAATCATATGAAAGAATTTGGAGCGGATGCAGTCTTAATGAGCGGGAGCGGTCCTACAGTGTTTGGATTGGTCCAACAAGAGTCTCGTGCTCATCGTATCTATAACGGTCTTAGAGGCTTCTGTGAGGACGTCTACGTTGTACGCCTGCTTGGTGACGGAACGCTACTTGATTAA
- the purR gene encoding pur operon repressor, whose product MKRSERLVAMTHYLLEHPHGLVSLPFFTEKFDSAKSSVSEDMTIINVMFQQLGIGELHTVSGAAGGVKFVPSQSVENSERFVDQLAHQLEDPARILPGGYLFMSDLLGDPHTVKQIGQLFATYFAETEIDVVITVATKGIPLAYAVASFLNVPVVIVRRDPKVTEGSTVSINYVSGSSRKIQTMVLPKRSLSEGANVLIVDDFMKAGGTINGMKSLLKEFNAHVAGIGVLAEAEDEEEERVVQDYVSLLQIQHVDEREQRIDIVRGNYFQS is encoded by the coding sequence ATGAAAAGAAGTGAACGATTAGTCGCGATGACGCATTATCTCCTGGAGCACCCACATGGATTAGTATCCTTGCCGTTCTTTACGGAGAAATTTGATTCTGCAAAGTCCTCGGTTAGCGAGGATATGACTATTATTAATGTAATGTTTCAGCAGCTTGGTATAGGAGAACTTCACACCGTATCTGGAGCCGCCGGTGGTGTGAAGTTTGTTCCGTCCCAATCAGTAGAAAATAGTGAACGATTCGTTGACCAATTGGCTCACCAATTGGAAGACCCAGCACGTATTTTACCTGGTGGTTATCTCTTTATGAGCGACCTCTTAGGAGACCCGCACACCGTGAAGCAAATTGGTCAGCTGTTTGCTACCTATTTTGCGGAGACTGAGATTGATGTAGTCATCACAGTAGCAACGAAAGGGATACCGCTTGCATATGCAGTCGCTTCATTCTTGAACGTACCAGTCGTCATTGTGCGCCGCGACCCTAAGGTAACGGAGGGTTCGACTGTGAGCATTAATTATGTATCTGGTTCTTCTCGGAAGATCCAGACCATGGTGCTGCCTAAACGGAGCCTGTCAGAAGGGGCAAACGTTCTAATCGTGGACGACTTCATGAAAGCTGGGGGTACCATTAACGGAATGAAAAGCCTATTAAAAGAATTCAATGCACATGTTGCCGGTATCGGTGTGTTAGCGGAAGCGGAAGATGAAGAGGAAGAACGAGTTGTACAAGACTACGTGTCACTTCTTCAAATTCAACACGTCGACGAACGAGAACAGCGTATTGATATTGTACGAGGCAATTACTTTCAATCATAA
- the spoVG gene encoding septation regulator SpoVG, translating to MEVTDVRLRRVTTEGRMRAIASITLDQEFVVHDIRVIDGNNGLFVAMPSKRTPDGEFRDIAHPINSNTRGKIQDAVLEEYHRAGEEETQAVEYEEAGAS from the coding sequence ATGGAAGTAACTGACGTTAGACTACGTCGAGTAACAACTGAAGGAAGAATGCGAGCAATTGCTTCTATTACGTTGGACCAGGAGTTCGTTGTACACGACATTCGTGTAATCGACGGAAACAACGGTTTATTCGTAGCGATGCCAAGCAAGCGTACTCCAGATGGTGAGTTTCGCGATATCGCGCATCCAATTAACTCCAATACACGTGGGAAGATTCAAGATGCGGTGTTAGAGGAATACCACCGAGCTGGTGAAGAAGAAACACAAGCTGTTGAATATGAAGAAGCAGGTGCTTCTTAA
- the glmU gene encoding bifunctional UDP-N-acetylglucosamine diphosphorylase/glucosamine-1-phosphate N-acetyltransferase GlmU — MSNRYAVVLAAGQGTRMKSKLYKVLHPVVGKPMVQHVIDQLQASHLSQIITVVGHGAEQVQEQIGEASSFVIQEEQLGTGHAVQQASSQLEGKEGTTVVACGDTPLLTSETIDSLLSYHEQEASKVTILTAHADNPKGYGRVVRDEDGHVLRIVEEKDATEEEKQIKEINTGTYCFNNVSLFEALKSVSNDNAQGEYYLPDVIEILKQQGEKISAYQTPDFEETLGVNDRVALAQAEAVMKRRINERHLRNGVSIIDPQNTYIGMDVTIDQDAIIYPGTVISGHSHIGEDAVVGPHSEVKDSTIGSESVIKQSVVHDSTVGRAVNVGPYAHIRPQSQLGDEVKVGNFVEIKKASMGDKSKASHLSYIGDAEVGKDVNVGCGTITVNYDGSNKHLTKIEDGAFIGCNSNLIAPVTVGEGAYVAAGSTITDDVPNRSLSIARSRQTNKEGYAEKFKK, encoded by the coding sequence ATGTCAAATCGATACGCAGTAGTGCTGGCAGCAGGTCAAGGAACACGGATGAAATCAAAGTTATATAAAGTTCTTCATCCTGTTGTTGGAAAGCCAATGGTTCAACATGTTATAGATCAATTACAGGCAAGTCACTTAAGCCAAATTATTACAGTAGTCGGCCATGGAGCTGAGCAAGTTCAAGAGCAAATTGGTGAGGCTAGTTCTTTCGTTATACAAGAAGAGCAATTAGGTACAGGCCATGCTGTTCAACAAGCATCTTCTCAATTAGAAGGTAAAGAAGGTACTACGGTCGTTGCATGCGGGGACACCCCTTTGTTAACTTCGGAAACAATCGATTCACTTCTTTCCTACCATGAACAAGAAGCATCAAAAGTCACAATCTTAACAGCGCACGCAGATAACCCTAAAGGGTATGGTCGAGTGGTTCGCGATGAAGATGGACATGTGTTGCGAATTGTTGAAGAGAAGGATGCGACTGAAGAAGAAAAGCAAATAAAAGAAATTAATACAGGCACATACTGCTTCAATAATGTATCATTGTTTGAGGCGCTTAAGTCTGTTTCAAATGATAATGCACAAGGTGAATACTACTTACCAGACGTCATCGAAATCCTTAAGCAACAAGGCGAGAAAATCAGTGCGTACCAAACGCCTGATTTCGAAGAAACGCTTGGTGTGAATGATCGAGTAGCTTTAGCTCAAGCGGAAGCTGTTATGAAGCGTCGCATCAATGAGCGCCATTTACGCAACGGGGTAAGCATCATAGACCCTCAGAACACGTACATTGGGATGGATGTAACCATTGACCAAGATGCAATTATTTACCCTGGTACAGTCATTTCAGGTCATTCTCATATTGGAGAGGATGCAGTAGTAGGTCCTCATTCTGAAGTGAAGGATAGTACAATTGGTTCTGAAAGTGTAATTAAACAGAGCGTGGTGCATGACAGCACTGTTGGACGAGCTGTGAATGTAGGTCCATACGCTCACATTCGCCCACAATCACAACTAGGTGATGAAGTAAAAGTAGGAAACTTTGTCGAAATTAAAAAGGCGAGTATGGGCGACAAGAGTAAAGCCTCTCACCTAAGCTACATTGGTGATGCAGAAGTCGGAAAAGACGTCAATGTAGGCTGTGGCACCATTACAGTCAACTATGACGGTTCAAATAAACATCTTACTAAGATCGAGGATGGAGCCTTTATTGGTTGCAACTCAAACTTAATTGCGCCCGTAACAGTAGGAGAAGGTGCTTATGTGGCGGCTGGATCTACCATTACGGATGATGTTCCGAATCGTTCTTTATCAATTGCGCGTTCTCGTCAAACGAATAAAGAAGGCTACGCAGAGAAGTTTAAGAAATAG
- a CDS encoding ribose-phosphate diphosphokinase, translating to MANHQYKDPSLKVFSLNSNPTLAQEIAENIGTELGKCAVKEFSDGEIQINIEESVRGCDVYVVQSTSEPVNQHIMELLIMIDALKRASARTINIVMPYYGYARQDRKARSREPITAKLVANLLETAGASRVIMLDLHAPQIQGFFDIPIDHLVGVPLLADYFEEKNFEDLVIVSPDHGGVTRARKMADRLKAPIAIIDKRRPRPNVAEVMNIVGNIEGKTAILIDDIIDTAGTMTLAANALIENGATDVYACCTHPVLSGPAIDRIENSKIKELVVTNTIPLKEEKRIEKITELSVGNLISEAIMRVHERKSISILFD from the coding sequence ATGGCTAATCATCAATATAAAGATCCGTCTCTTAAGGTATTCTCGTTAAATTCAAATCCAACTCTTGCACAAGAAATTGCTGAGAATATCGGTACTGAACTTGGGAAATGTGCGGTCAAAGAGTTTAGTGATGGCGAGATTCAAATTAACATCGAAGAAAGCGTACGTGGCTGTGACGTGTATGTTGTTCAGTCTACAAGCGAGCCAGTCAACCAACACATCATGGAATTATTAATCATGATTGATGCACTTAAGCGTGCGTCTGCTCGTACAATCAACATTGTTATGCCTTACTATGGCTATGCACGACAAGACCGTAAAGCACGCTCTCGTGAGCCAATCACTGCGAAGCTTGTGGCAAACCTATTAGAGACAGCGGGCGCTTCTCGTGTCATCATGCTTGACCTACATGCGCCACAAATCCAAGGTTTCTTCGATATCCCAATTGACCACCTAGTAGGAGTACCATTGCTTGCAGATTACTTTGAAGAGAAGAACTTCGAAGATCTTGTTATTGTGTCTCCTGACCACGGTGGAGTAACACGTGCTCGTAAGATGGCGGACAGACTAAAAGCGCCAATTGCGATTATCGACAAACGTCGTCCGCGTCCGAACGTTGCAGAGGTTATGAACATTGTCGGGAACATTGAAGGAAAGACGGCAATCTTGATTGATGACATCATTGATACAGCGGGTACAATGACACTTGCTGCAAATGCCCTAATTGAGAACGGAGCAACAGATGTTTACGCTTGTTGTACACACCCAGTTCTTTCTGGACCAGCAATTGACCGTATTGAAAACTCTAAGATTAAGGAACTTGTTGTAACGAACACAATCCCACTGAAAGAAGAAAAACGTATCGAAAAGATTACGGAACTTTCTGTTGGAAACTTAATCAGTGAAGCGATCATGCGAGTTCATGAGCGCAAATCCATCAGCATCCTTTTTGACTAA
- a CDS encoding 50S ribosomal protein L25/general stress protein Ctc — protein MAVSLKANVRTDSKRSTLNKLRSGGRIPGIVYGKGKENTSVSVDNLTLIKTLRDEGKNVIISLDIEGDSKVDVMLHDYQIEALRGDVYHVDFYAVDMSSEIDVNVPVHLEGEAQGVKDGGILSQPLYELAGKAKPTEIPESITVDISKLEVGDSVTVADLPKISNFEITEDEATTIANVLPPTTEEVVEPGETQDGSVEPELVDGEDSNNQE, from the coding sequence ATGGCAGTATCGCTTAAAGCAAATGTAAGAACTGATTCTAAACGCTCTACTTTGAATAAATTACGTAGCGGAGGTAGAATCCCTGGAATTGTGTACGGCAAAGGGAAAGAAAATACTTCCGTCAGTGTTGATAATCTAACATTGATTAAAACGCTTCGTGACGAAGGAAAGAACGTAATCATTTCACTTGATATTGAAGGCGATTCTAAAGTGGACGTCATGTTGCATGACTATCAAATAGAGGCACTAAGAGGTGATGTGTATCACGTCGACTTCTATGCGGTAGACATGTCCTCAGAGATTGACGTAAATGTCCCTGTTCATCTTGAAGGGGAAGCGCAAGGTGTGAAAGACGGAGGAATTCTGTCTCAACCTCTATATGAACTAGCTGGTAAAGCGAAACCGACTGAGATTCCAGAATCTATTACGGTAGATATTTCTAAGCTAGAAGTAGGCGATAGCGTAACCGTAGCTGACCTTCCTAAGATTTCAAACTTTGAGATTACAGAAGATGAAGCAACGACAATCGCGAACGTATTGCCTCCTACGACAGAAGAAGTAGTAGAACCAGGTGAAACTCAAGATGGTTCTGTTGAACCGGAACTTGTTGATGGGGAAGACAGTAACAACCAAGAATAG
- the pth gene encoding aminoacyl-tRNA hydrolase — MKLIVGLGNPGPKFDQTRHNIGFMAIDELVSRQNWKLNKEKFKGVYTVERLNGEKVIIVKPMTYMNLSGECVRPLMEYYDLEPEDVVVIYDDMDLPTGKVRLRQKGGHGGHNGIRSMIDQLGTKEFNRIRLGIGKPTAPMSVTDYVLGKFDGEEQKFVSEAVVKAAEACEAWTDKSFLEVMNTFNQ, encoded by the coding sequence ATGAAGCTCATTGTTGGACTAGGAAATCCAGGACCTAAATTTGATCAAACAAGACATAATATAGGGTTTATGGCCATAGATGAATTGGTGTCACGACAGAATTGGAAGCTTAATAAAGAGAAATTTAAAGGGGTCTACACCGTTGAACGTTTGAACGGGGAGAAAGTGATTATCGTTAAGCCGATGACGTACATGAACTTATCTGGTGAGTGTGTGCGTCCTTTAATGGAATACTACGACCTTGAACCGGAAGACGTGGTTGTTATCTACGATGACATGGACTTGCCAACAGGAAAAGTTCGTCTCCGTCAAAAAGGTGGACATGGTGGCCACAATGGAATTCGCTCTATGATTGATCAATTAGGCACGAAAGAATTCAATCGAATCCGTTTAGGAATTGGGAAGCCGACCGCACCGATGTCTGTAACTGATTATGTGCTTGGTAAATTTGATGGCGAAGAACAAAAATTTGTTTCAGAAGCAGTAGTTAAGGCAGCTGAAGCATGTGAGGCATGGACGGACAAATCATTCTTAGAAGTAATGAATACATTTAATCAATAG
- a CDS encoding anti-sigma-F factor Fin family protein: protein MSVKYYCRHCHTKVGELPHQLTDGYQLGLEDLTEDERNMMIQHKNDGSLYVQTICENCQDTLEKNPHYHELDYFLQ, encoded by the coding sequence TTGTCTGTTAAATACTATTGTCGTCACTGCCATACGAAAGTAGGCGAGCTGCCCCATCAGCTTACAGATGGCTATCAGCTGGGCCTAGAAGACTTAACAGAGGACGAACGAAATATGATGATCCAACATAAGAATGATGGGAGCCTTTATGTGCAAACCATCTGTGAGAACTGTCAAGATACATTAGAAAAGAATCCGCACTATCATGAATTGGACTACTTTTTACAATAG